DNA sequence from the Carassius carassius chromosome 6, fCarCar2.1, whole genome shotgun sequence genome:
aatatggcaggactttctttctgacccctggactttacACCTCTGTTTGTAATATATATGCTTGTTTTACACTCGTTGGCCACCAGGTGGTATTGTGAGCAAATTAAGCTTCCAGAAACTAACCCTTTTTTGAACCACTTGGCTGAATATTTTAATGCTTCATGAGGCTTCATCTTGCCATCACTACacgtcaccattgttgagattcatacactgaATCTGGATGTTTCTgtgacaaaaaaagtattttttatttaatttcttgaaATAATCTCAGGTTGTTGAGCAATTAAGttgctttaaaaaacaatatgtaACTAACACCATACATTAGATTGGGTGAAAACAGATATCCAGACCACATTTGTGATGATGCATTAATCAGTAAAAAGCAACCAGTGTTGTCTAATCACGTtttcttttgctgtttttttgcCACAATAAAGATTACAGCAGTTAAAAAACAACACTGACAAGCCAAGTGTCAAattgcacaactaaagcaaacacttaccacaattatggtgacatcaaaccaaactattacttttaaacagacatcaagatcaacatctaaacatctgctttaatcttaattagaatgtaaggggataatgttctaataatgttattaataaacattttaagaatCTTTTgagagaacattctgggaacaaaagtaaaactacccgctaaaaacattgttaaaacaatCCATGGgaatgttcttagaacatttttagaacaaaaaaaaaatctagctggttatacatattttacataacgCTAGTGACAATACCTGCGTATGGTCTTCAATGTCCATAATCTGCAACGAAGATCCTAGAAATGTATTGCATAAATATTTTGCACAAAAGGGTAAGACACAATAAAGATGCAATTTATCTGTGCTGCTAATGCTGTTTTCACATACTCTCGAAATACTCGTAAATATGAGTTTTGAAGGTAAAATTGACATGAATGTCCTCCCATTTTCAAACTTGAATGCAATGAGCTTGTAATCATGATTTAACTACGTCAAGACTAAAACATCAACCGACAAGATAATGTACTTTTTCACAAGTTGAAATACGTAGTACAAGTCTTGAATCTGTTTAACAAACTTACCCCTTCAAGCTCATCTTTCTTGAGGCTGAAAAGCCCAGGGAAGTTGACAtcctctttttttgtgtgtgtattgggggggggggggtattcgtAGTGTGCATTAACGCCATGACATTAATTAAACCAATCAAAAGACTCTGGAGGTTTGTACAGCCCACTTGGAGCTGAAGTCCCATCCACCCATTTGGAGCTTGCTCCGACCTCCATTTATACGAGTAGTATGAAGCTGCAGACTTGGAGCCTACTGCATCTACAGTCCCGCACCCAGAGTCCCGCATTCTCAGATTCGGCAATTTCACGGCAATTCTTACATATTTTAGGaggtatgaatttgtacgaatgacctacacctaaccccacccctaaacctagctGACACAGGGGTTTAGTATGGGGACTTAGAATGCGGGACTCTGGGTGCGGGACTGTAGTTGCTGCAGGCTCAAGCTCCGAGTTTGCAGCTTCATAATATTGGGTTTATACCCATCTCAAGCGGTGTTGCACAGACAGAGCGGTCTTTGACATCAAAGTACAGTGAGAAGGATTTGAAAGTAGTGTCTGCTCTCTAAGAGATATAAAACACAGTTCTCTCTGCGTTACAATGCTTGAGTCAAAACGTAGGGTGACCATATACGCCGTTCATGTGGGAcatgtcccagccaggattttaataatgcctaaaacatccagagcagtttgaccaataacatgcagatattgtacataatcgaccaatcgtggggctgcgtgtgagaagttgagatctagagggaacgatcaaagcgatgcaaatatgtgCACGTGTTTGTTCGGTCGATTGACTTAAAGCGTCACTGCGCACAAATCCCCAAAAAAACAAAGTGCGCTACAATGCTTCAAGTTAAACGAactaaaaaaacacatgaaagcgatttgaaagcataaggagccatcagatctgctctttatagctctcatgaatgttacacaacgatcaacctgcacagtgtaaatagccaaaacctggatattttacgTGTCTCGTATGAACGGCGTATATGTCACCCTATCAAAACGTCCTCACTGTGTTTCTGGGCCTTAAACATTTCAGTTACATTGCtgcctatgcagggtcagaaagctctcagatttcaccagaaatatcttaatttgtgtgctgaagatgaataaaggtcttacaggtttgtaactacatgaaggtgagttattaatgatgaCATTGGCGCAAAATCATCTGATATTTTAAGTCCATTTTACTGTTAAAGTCCATTTCGCTGGTCACAGATTCCTCTTTTTTGGCTTTTCTGGCTGCCAACGTGGGCAAAAATATCTGCATGGGCTTTATGAATGTCTACAGAGAGTTTAAACATGGGGGAAAGTCTAGAATTTCCTGTGTCTGATAATAAAACCACTTCCTTTGCAAGtttagcactatttaaaaaacaaagtacACTTCCTGAGAGACCACAGCTCATCTATGGACGCATACAGcaagacataataaaaaaaatggaatctGAGATTTATGTACACAGAAATGTTAATAACACATCTGGACCTCGAACACAGAGTCGCCACCAAACTGACGGAAACGCCCAAAAGCAGAGTAAGTAGAAAGTTTAATTTGAAGCAGAGATAGTGGTGCTAATGTTTAAGTAACTAAAATTCTTAGATAATTTAATATAACTGTTTAGATCATTTGGATAACTGTTTTCAAGGAACAATGTTTCTATATTTCTGcttttatatttaaagtattaaCTTAATATTTTCCTTGGTTGTACATTTTACTTTGTAGTCCTAGCATTTCTAGAAGCTTTTCATTATAATAGAGCACAATGCACTGTCAGTTACTTACATAAGTCAATtggaaatgttaaaaatgttaataataaatacagatGGAAGCAGCAATTAAGGGGCTAAGCACTCCACTGGCAAATTGAGGAGCTAAGCATTgcatggagcatcacaccaaatgcaacaatgagcaattacagcaattttaggatgacagtaattgaaatggctgaaaaatcataaatgcaACCATTAGTTATATGATTAAATGGCTTAtcactaacggtctaggaggagtttgaaaaagtaggttttcaacattaatcaaaatggcggataGGAAGTTTGGCCAATATTGGCATAATTGGTATCAATGTTCTCGGCATGACCCAAAGAATATAGGGAGATCTGTTGATTTCAATAATCTTATTTATTCAaaggttattagcatttttgtaaatTTCTCTATAAcgtttgaccacaaggtggcaatGTCCCCCAAAATTTTGAGTACCATCAGGGCATGGTGCCGAAGATTTTTGTAATTACTTTCACAACGATATgctaatgcatttgtaaaatacagcattttaaaacataattcaaaatggccgataGGTGGCGCCTAAAATAGCTGACATGGGAAAATTGGGTATTATTCGACTTAGTATGATGCACCCAATttaaagagaccagttttgtgaatTTTGTACAAACCATTAAGAAGTTTAaagcaaaaacatacatttttcatatctcctgaccactaggtggtgctGCGTTGATACAATGCAGGTAGTCGCAagtcatgcttgttataacacacaccTAGTTTGTTCTCAATACCCCAAGCCTCATATGCATTTTTGCATGCATTTCGTCGAATTTGAGAACGGTTGgacaaatcaacttgaattccataactttttgccagcatggtctgaagatgatcagaGCCAATTTTGGTAAGATTCAGAAAAAACGTTTAGCATGAGTTCGAAAAAAGTAATTTTCTCAAACAgttgaaaataacaaaaaaactcaACTTtgcaattttttaattttggtgtttattcgacttggcatgagcaAAGGATTCAGAGAAGGAAAAATAAGTTATtagcataaataaatgtaaactttggacaagtggtggtgcTAGAGAGTTGGaattagagacttcaaatttgctatggtTAATATTgacactgtcctctatcagtgtggcAAATTTCACAACTTCACACAAGTGGTTCTATGGGTTGCCATAGACTTTCTGCGGAATAAatggaagaagaataataatgcCAATGGATAGTGATGGAGAGATGAAGCATCATGAAGCTTATAGCTTTTCAGCAAAGTGGTTGAAAACACTTTGCTGAAAAGCTTAAAACTTCATGAGGCTTCATCTCGCCATCACTACCAATGGATACAATAGTTGCCTACGCACCATCGGTGCTTTGCCTCTAATTATTTCATAATAGTTAGggaattttcattaatttatatttttgtgatttgGTCCTGTTTTTTTAGGAGGAAGTAGATGTTTGGTGTTGATCACAGTGTGTTTTCAGATTATTTGTGTTCTTCTGCTGATCAACAACATACTGCTGCACATTACCATCAGAACAGATAGAGACCTGATAAAGAGTTACAAGAACACAGTTGAAGAGTTTAATCAAACCATCAATAGCTTACAGGACAACACTGATCTAATGACTGAAAAACATCAACTACAGAACAACCTCAGCTCTTTGAGTCAGAAGAACCTGGAACTGAAGGCCAGAGTCAAAGATCTCACTGATGAGAAAAAACAGTTACAGAGAGattttgactttttgaataaaaagggctcagtttgtttcttcatgtccACTGAGTCGAAGAGCTGGTCTGACAGCAGACAGTACTGCAGGGATCGTGGAGCTGATCTGGTCATTATCAACACTGAAGAGAAGcaggtgagtttgtgtgagagtctGTTAATGAATGAGATAAATCAcacttatttctgtttttattcacacagAGGTTCATATCTTCATTAGTCAAGGAAAGAGTGTGGATTGGTTTGTCTGACAGAGAGAACGAGGGCGTCATGAAATGGGTGGATAATTCAACACTGAATAAAGGGTAAGTGCTAAAAATCACtgtgtattatttttgttttagtctttATGATTACCATTTTAAAATCACAACCTTCAGAAGAAAGCAGAAGAGAAAACTCTTCCACATACACCACAACTACAactaaagacattttaaatattgtaaagaCAACTCTTCTCTCTTTTAATTTTCACTTCTGCTCCTGCTTCTGTAATACTCTACTTTACTTTCAGAACAtgctattatacatttttatgttaaaaaagtATTGTTGATTCATAAATTTGTGCTCCTGAAAAACTGATCCTCTGATACATGTTGTTCAGGTTTTGGCTCAATGGTGAGCCAAACAACTACGCTGGAAAAGAGGACTGTATTGAACTGAATTATTATAGAGGGAACATGGAATTGTCACTGCTGAACAACTGGAATGATCTTACATGCTCTGACAAGAAAAAGGGGATTTGTGAGAAATAGGATTCATCACAGTCttgttgtttttcttctgttatctaatatacactgtaaaacccaataagttaacttaactcaaaccatttgagtaaaCTGATTTCCttgactgtaaaacccgacaagtaaacttaactcaaacggtttgagtaaacagatatccttaagttatgttaaacTAACAGTTAtcagtactctgaacttaattcagttgagttcactgaaagaagatgtacattgcaattaagtgattaactgagtgataattgtgaattagtgatgaacagctgctgttaacaaacagaatcacagaagaaaagagaaacacaaaaaagtactacaactgacttcagacacagccttagatgaaatcaactgaaataaaatacatgaaatctctcaagatctgattaaacaaccccacaaacagcatcaccagctccacttattaataaccagactgactttatttctgtcagacgtctacagaagatcttattgagaatgaactaaggtttagatgttgatttattgtttcatttgaagtaaccatgttagagatcagtgtttgctttagttgggctcttaacccttGATTTCCATCTAagtcttttctctggctattGTAACCACATGTTTCTGAAACACATTTGTTgcaactcaaaagcccagaagaaatgcaatcaggtgttaacctgtacctaggcgcAGGTTGTTCTGCAGGTTGTTCTACTTTATATTGGCGATGGTAATCATCaattatatatgaatatgaacctcaacaatggtgaccataaaaaaacatgctgggtactattgtagtacaaaactcatccatggctcccagcatgttCTGCAGCaattttttatggtcaccattgttgaggttcatattctgattattgatgtctttgtgtgacagTTTGACAACGTAGAAAACCAcactatttgaaaagtcattcagattaactgtttatcacagaaccactggctcttagaatcacttttactataatttaTCAAATTACACAATACCTATTTTATTAGAGATTAGACTccatacagttcaataattgatgattaccatCGCCAATATAAAGTAGAACAACCTGTGCCttggtacaggttaacacctgatggcatttcttctgggcttttgaattacaacaaatgtgttttagaaacacacggttataacagccagagaaaagactaagacagaagtcaagggtcaaaggcccaactaaagcaaacactgatctctaacatggttacttcaaatgaaacaataaatcaacatctaaaccttagttcattctcaataagatcttctgtagacgtctgacagaaataaagtcagtctggttattaataagtggagctggtgatgctgtttgtggggttgtttaatcagatcttgagagatttcatgtattttatttcagttgatttcatctaaggctgtgtctgaagtcagttgtagtagttcttgtgtttctcttttcttcagtgattctgtttgttaacagcagctattcatcactaattcacaattatcactcagttaatcacttaattacttgaatgcaaagttttaaaacttacatggtttaaatcaaggcaatctgtttactcaaacggtttgagttaagtttacttgtcgggttttacagtgtaataaTTCTTATTGCAAACACTTAAGTTCTGATTGTGGTTCCtacctttaaaaaacaaacaaacaaaaacaaaacaatcagtTGATCTGAAATTTTTTAGAAGGAAAATGTCAAAGTGTCATTTTCTTATTTCTATAATCATATTAGTTCCTCATGGCGTGATTTCAGGACACAAAACCTctgatgtgttcatgttttgctcCATAACAAGCAGTTCTATATTAATTTGATCTTAGTTCAGCTGTTATCATGATCTCATT
Encoded proteins:
- the LOC132142102 gene encoding CD209 antigen-like protein E translates to MRLHLAITTNGYNSCLRTIGGSRCLVLITVCFQIICVLLLINNILLHITIRTDRDLIKSYKNTVEEFNQTINSLQDNTDLMTEKHQLQNNLSSLSQKNLELKARVKDLTDEKKQLQRDFDFLNKKGSVCFFMSTESKSWSDSRQYCRDRGADLVIINTEEKQRFISSLVKERVWIGLSDRENEGVMKWVDNSTLNKGFWLNGEPNNYAGKEDCIELNYYRGNMELSLLNNWNDLTCSDKKKGICEK